Proteins from a single region of Apium graveolens cultivar Ventura chromosome 7, ASM990537v1, whole genome shotgun sequence:
- the LOC141672570 gene encoding pathogenesis-related protein 1A-like, whose protein sequence is MNFYKIPLGLVLITLILATNFQDSNAQNSQTDFLNLHNTARAQVFANGAMTWSTTLANYALNYANARAGACNTVPSGGPYGENIATGSGPSFTGLAAVSLWVGQKPYYTYSSNTCATGQICSHYTQVVWANSNLLGCARVLCTNNVNYIVVCSYSVKGNVPGEWPY, encoded by the coding sequence ATGAACTTCTATAAGATTCCACTAGGTCTTGTTCTTATTACCCTAATCCTAGCAACCAATTTTCAAGACTCCAACGCCCAAAACTCACAGACAGACTTCCTCAATTTGCACAACACAGCTCGTGCTCAAGTGTTTGCCAACGGAGCCATGACATGGAGTACCACCTTGGCTAACTATGCATTGAACTATGCTAACGCCAGAGCCGGGGCTTGCAATACCGTACCCTCGGGTGGTCCTTACGGTGAAAACATAGCTACAGGTTCAGGTCCTTCATTTACTGGTCTTGCTGCAGTCAGCTTGTGGGTTGGTCAGAAGCCCTACTATACTTACTCATCAAACACTTGTGCTACAGGTCAGATTTGTAGTCACTACACTCAGGTGGTATGGGCCAACTCTAATCTACTCGGGTGCGCCAGGGTTTTGTGTACTAATAACGTGAATTATATTGTTGTTTGTAGTTATTCTGTTAAGGGCAACGTTCCTGGGGAATGGCCTTACTAG